The Pseudomonadota bacterium genomic interval ATTGTCCTGGAGCGTCTTGAGCGCCTCGCGGCACATCCGGTTGCGCACGTCGTAGAAGGTTGGAATGACGCCCAGCAGCTCCACACGGTGTCCGAGAAGCCGGCGAACCTGCTTCAGGGTTCCGAGCACCTGCCGCACGCCTACCAGGCTCAGGTACTCGCAGGCGACGGGGATGACCACGCTGTCGGCCAGGACCAAGACGTTTTGGTTCATGAGTGAAAGCGCGGGAGCACAGTCGATCACTACGCGGTCGTAGCTGGCACAAGCTCCGGCGAGCTGCTCTCTCATCACACGGTCGCGGTTCGGCCTGGTGGCAAGAAAGAGCTCGGCTGCCGCAAGCAGCTCGTTCGATGTCAGCACGTCCAGGTTGGGACGCACGGGCACAACGGCTTGCGACGCGGGCGTGCCTACGACGAGCGTGTGATACAGGGTGCGCTCGCCTCGAATGCCCAACGAGGCCCCGACGTTGCCTTGTCCGTCGGCGTCGATGAGCAACACGCGCTGCCCTCGCTCTGCCAGGGCCGCGGCTACATTGACCGCGGTGGTAGTCTTGCCCGTCCCTCCCTTGTGGTTGAACACAGCGATGCGCTTGGGCGTCGGCCGCGTTTCGCGCCGTCCGGGCGCTGCACGACCCGTGGTGAGGCAAGCGCTGCCGCAGTAGTAACGCGTTGCTCCGTCTGCTACTGCCACCTGGTACGGGTACTCGAGCTCGAAATGTCGGCCGCAGATACTGCAGGTGCTTTCGCGCTCGGAGCCGAGGGCCGATTGGAGGCAGCGTTGGGAGCAGTAGTAATGGAACGAGCCGCCACTCTCGCGCACCTGATAGCGGAACATGATGCGAAAGCTGCTGCTGCAAGTACTGCATGTGGCGCCGGGCAGTTGCATGGTCTCTGACTCCAAGCCGCTGGTTAGGGCCCATCCTTTGCGCGGGCCCTTATCAAGCACTTAGTGATGTGCCTTTCCTGATTACGCCTGGTTTGCTGCGTTGGCAAAAAAATGGATCGGCCCTTTCCACAGCTATCGCGCACGCGGGGCAGTATGCGACCCTGGCTCCATGGTCTGGTGCCGGCAGCTCTCGACGGGTCGATGCCTCGCGCTCTTGTTGGCGGTCAGTTTCGTGGCGGGCTGCAGCGAGGGGGACGGCAAAGGGCATGCCCCCTCTAGGACGCCCGCAAATCGGCCGCTGCCC includes:
- a CDS encoding AAA family ATPase, with protein sequence MQLPGATCSTCSSSFRIMFRYQVRESGGSFHYYCSQRCLQSALGSERESTCSICGRHFELEYPYQVAVADGATRYYCGSACLTTGRAAPGRRETRPTPKRIAVFNHKGGTGKTTTAVNVAAALAERGQRVLLIDADGQGNVGASLGIRGERTLYHTLVVGTPASQAVVPVRPNLDVLTSNELLAAAELFLATRPNRDRVMREQLAGACASYDRVVIDCAPALSLMNQNVLVLADSVVIPVACEYLSLVGVRQVLGTLKQVRRLLGHRVELLGVIPTFYDVRNRMCREALKTLQDNFAERCFAAVRINTRLKEAPSAKQTIFEYAPTSHGAADYLRLAARIEQLTLTPEQPRSSHPVGPAPVQQAL